The nucleotide window CGCGGTGGGGCTGTAGCTCAGTTTGGGAGAGCGCCTGAATGGCATTCAGGAGGTCGCGCGTTCGATCCGCGTCAGCTCCACCAATAAAATCAAGGGGTCAGTTGAGCGGGTCCTGGATGCTGCGCGGCGCTGGCCAGAAAAGCTAGACAGCTTCGGCCTCTTAAGGGATCTAAACACGGCCCAGCATCATCACCATTGCTGTCGCTTGGGCAGTCGGACTATTTGGCAATCGGCACAGTTTACACTGGCAGCGTGCTGAAAGGCGACTCGCGCTGATGTCAGGAAGAAGACCCTTTCTTTGGTTTTTAGCAGCACGCCACAGTGACAGAAGCGGATTTACGGCGTGCGGAATTATTAGGGTGAGGTGCGAGCGTTACGCATTGGCGCTCGCTATGGCAATCGGATTTGCGGTCGTGCCGAATGTCGCACGCTCACAACCGCCGGTCCAGCCGGACGAACTACGCATTGTCGTAAACGGCGTGCGCAATCAGAAAGGTTCGGTTATCTGCTCGCTATGGGCGAGCGCGAACTCCGGTGTATTTACGACGGTAGGCACGGAGTCGCGCAAAATATCGGTGCCGATCCACAATGGCCAGGGCGTGTGCGAATTCAAGGCCCTGCCGGCTGGCGCCTACGCCGCTACCGTGTTTCACGACGAGAACGGAAACGGTAAGTTCGACCGGAGGTTTGGTTACCCGCTTGAGGGCTACGGATTCTCCAACAACGTAAACCCCACGATCAGGGCACCCTCATTCGACCAGTGCAAGGTTCAATACGCCGGCAAGGGAGTCCTCACGGTTCCGATCGATCTGATCTATCGCTAACGTTAAATCGGCCACTTCCTTCGAGAACTGTTTTTTGTTACCTCGGTGCTCGGTCGAGCCTGATCACACACGAAACTCCCACGCTTCTGTCAGTGCTCACTCCCGGCTGCTACTCCAAATCGCCTGAGCCACGCAGGAAGCGAGCGCTACGGCACAAGTCAAGCGCACCCGTGTCCAAGCATAAGCACTGATTCGACCACCACAATCAACGTTGCGAATCGGCGACGGCGGTTGCGCCTCGACGCTCGCGCTCTGCGCTATTAGGCATAAATTAGAGTCTTTGTGCTTCATAGGAAGCGGTTGGCACGCCTCATGCCTATCCAACGGGGCACGATTGGATATTTTCGACTCTTTAGAGAAGCAAGGACGATCAGAGCGTGAGTATTAAAGACAGAATCCGCGAGGCGCAAATCGAAGCCGCCAGGCGCCGGAGGCTCGACTCCCGGCGCAACAGCAGCGGCAAGGGCGCCGCGTCCGACTCGAAAGGCGCCGACGGCGACGAGTCGGAGGCGCCCACGGTCGAGGAAATCAGGCTGGCCCTGCTCCGCAAATCGGCCAACGGCAAGACGATCGACTGATGCGCCGCCGCGCCATCCTGGATCTCACATGAGCGTCGCGGTGCGCTTTTTCTTATTGGTCGGGCTCTTCGGTTATGCCGCCGCGCTTCGCCTGCCTGAAACCGGACTGGTGGGACTGATCGTCGCGGACTACGCCGGCTTCAGCGTGCTGTATCGGGTGGCGCAAAGATGTCACGCGCAAAGCTTCGCGCGCGACTGCCGGGAGCTTATCGAAAACTACAACGTGGGTGACGAACTCGCGAAGAAACTGACCAGCTACTGGGCGAAAAGGCCTCGGTAGCGTGGTGGCCCGCAAATAACCTAGATATCGGGAAAAGCGTCAAGGTGTGTCATTCCGAGGGAGTCAGCGACCGAGGAATCCCTGAACGTTATTCGTTTCTTCGTGGAAGCCGGGATTCTCGCTGCGCTCGGAATGACAGCCTTAAGATCCTAGGATGAAACCTATTTCCAGGACACCTCGCTAGCGCCAAACCGCCGATTTGGACGCCCACTCTGGAGCTTCCGCGCCGCCGCACGGGCCTCCTCTCGTTTTCCGAAAAATTGCAAAAGTAGTATTTAACTCATGTGCCGCTTTCTTTATGCGGTGCGAGGAGAACCGTGCTCGACCTCATGATTCGCGGCGCGGAGGTGGTCACGCCCCACGGCGCCGGCAGATGGGACATCGGCATCGCCGGCGAAAAGATCGCGTTCGTCGGCCTGCCCGGCGAGCGGGTCGAGGCGGCGCGCGTGATCGACGCCGCCGGCAAGATCGCTGTGCCGGGCGGCGTCGAGCCGCATACCCATCTCGGCGACCGGATCACGATGCGCCCCGCGGAGGGGCTGTACACGCTCGGCCCCGAAGAGGACACCCGCGGCATGGCGTTCGGCGGGACCACCACGCATATCGATTTCGCCTGGGTGCATCCGCGCACCGACGTGCAGCGCGCGATCGAGCGGCGGCTCAGTCGATGGAAGGGCAACTCGTACGTGGACTACACGTTCCACGTCGCGATCGGCGGCGCGCTGCCGCTTAAAATCTTCGACCAGCTGCCCGAGGCGATCCAGCAAGGCTTTCCGAGCTTCAAGGTTTTCACGACCGAAGTTCTGCCGCCCAATTCGAAACGCCCGGGCTTCAGGCTCGACTTCGGCCGTATCCAGCTAGCGATGGAAAAGATCGCGCCGCGCGACGGGATCATGGTGGTCCACGCCGAGGATCACGACCTCGTGCAGTACAACTACGAGCGTTTCAAAGCCGAGCGTCAGACCGCCGGACGGAACCTGCATCACGTGCACAGCAAGCTCTCCGAGGAGCTCGCGTTCCGACGCACGATCGCGCTCGGCCGCGCGGCCGGCGCCGCCATCTACTTCGTCCATACCTCGGCGCGCGAAGGCGTCGAAGCGGTGGCCGAAGCGCGCGCCAACGGCCAGGCCGTGTACGCCGAGACGCTCCATCACTACGCCTGCTTCTCCGCGCATGATTACCGTTCGCCGCGCGGCTTCTGCTATCACACCTATCCCTCGCTCAAGTACCCGGACGATCACACGGCGCTGTGGAATGGGCTCGTTGGCGACGGCGTCTCGACCGTCGCCACTGACGAGTTTCCGACCTCGCTTAAAGTGAAGCTCGACGGCCAGACGATCGAGGACGTGACCGGCGGCAATCTCGGCGCCGAGGCGCGGATGGGAATCGTGTTCACCGAAGGCGTGGTCAAACGCGGGATGACGCTCGAGCGCTTCGCCCAGGTGACCGCGACCAACGCGGCGAGGATCCTCGGGCTCTATCCGCGCAAGGGCGCGATCGCGTCGGGCAGCGACGCCGACGTGGTGCTCATCGATCCGGCGATCCGCCGCAAGCTTGCGCGCGAGGATTTCCACGTGAGCGACTACAGTCCGTGGGAAGGATGGGAGGTCAGGGGATGGCCGGTGACGACCATCCTGCGCGGCAAGCCGATCGTCGAAGACGGCAGCCTCAAGGGAACTCTCAACGACGGGCAACTGGTGCCGCGCCGGATCGATCCGGCGATGCTGCGGCGTCCCGCGGCATAGCACAGTCGCGCGCCGCCCGCCGCGGCACCGCAAATCGGAACCGTCTCATCACCGCGGGCCGCGCCGCCCATAACGGCGGCGCGGCCCCGTGCGGCTCACTCCTTGCGCCCGCAGTACGCCTCGATCCTGTTGCCGTCCGGGTCGGTGACGAAAGCGGCGTAGTAGTTCTCGCCGTAATCCGCGCGCAGCCCCGGCTTTCCGTTGTCGCGCCCGCCCGCTTTGAGCGCCGCCGCGTGAAACGCGTCAACCGCGGCCCGCCGCCCGGCTTCCAGACACACGTGCAAGCCCGCGATATTGGCCGGCACGGGGGCGCTGGCCGCAAGCAGCCACAGGCGCGGTCCGTCGCCGCCGCCATAGCCGAGCGTGCTTGCGTCCTCGTAGAGGCACTTCGCACCGAGCGGCGCCAGCGCTGCATCGAAAAACCGCTTGGCCCGGGCGACGTCGCTCACTCCGATCGATACGTGATGAATCATGACCCTGCTCCTTTTTGCCTGCCGGGAGCGCCGTGTCTTTCGCTCCGGCCGCTCGTCTAACCGATTGACAGGTTAAATCAACCGGCACACTGGTTAGATAGCCGAACGGCTACGGATTGTCAACCTCCACGGTGGTTAGTATGTTAAGGACAAATGTCCAATCGGATGGCGAATCGCACGTCCAACGGGAGCCGCAGGCCAAGCCCGCGCGGCGGCTTTCTGGTCCTCGCGCCCCGGCGCGATCTCTGTCTCGACTACGCCAATACGCTCGGATGGCGCGGCAGCGCGCCGGCCGAGACCCTGCACGGATTGCCCGACCTGGTTAAGTGGTGCGCGGCGTCGGGCGGTCTTCTGGCGGGTGCGATCGACGCCGGCGGCGATTGGGGCGGCGCGGCCTGGTGCGAGCGCCGTCCGGCGGAAGCGGCGGCGATTTTCAATCGCGCGATCGCGATTCGCGAGTCGATTTATCGTATCTTCCATGCGATCGCGAGCGGCGGCGCGCCTGCGGACCACGACTTTGACCAGGACCTGACCGACTTGAACCGAGCCTTGCAGGAGACGCCCGCGCGAAGCGCGCTTCAGCGCGCCGCAAGCGGGTTCGGCTGGCGAGTCGAACTGAAGCGGCCCGCGAGCGCGCCGGCGCTGCTTGCTCCGGCGCTATGGTCGGCGGGCGACCTGCTCGCCGGGGCGCATCTCGAGCGCGTGCGCGAGTGCGCCAACGGCGAGTGCCTGTGGCTTTTCCTGGACGAGAGCAAGAACGGGACGCGGCGCTGGTGCTCGATGAGCGCGTGCGGCAACCGCGCCAAGGCGCATCGCCATTACGCGCGCCTGAAGGGCGGCGGGTGAGCCGCGCTCACTTCTCGTCGAGCTTTTTTATCCAGTCGGCGGTGCCCATCACCTTGCTGAACATCGAGGCCTGCGTGACCAGCACGGCGTTGTGCAGGTCCTTGTCGGCGACCTTGCCCGAATCGTTGCCGACGCTGAGCGTGCCGGTCGCGTCGGAGAGGAATTCCACCTTGTAGCCGCGATGGAACCCGTCGCGTGCGGTGCTGTCGCAGCACATCTGGGTCATATAGCCGGTGATGGTCAGGGTGTCGATCTGATTGTCGCGCAGCCACTTTTCGAGGTCGGTTCCGGCAAAGCTCGAGGGCAGGTTCTTGTCGATGACCACGTCGGCAGGCCGCGCGGCGACGTCCTTTTGCAGGTTCCAGCCCTCGGTGCCTTCCTTGAACACGCCGCGATCGCCCTTGGCCGCGTGGCGCACCACGACCACCGGCACGCCGTGGGAGTGCGCCGAATCCATCGCGTGCAGGATGTTGTCGAGCGAGCCGGGCGGATAGCTGACGGGCATCTTGCCGCTGAAGTATTCGTTCTGCACGTCGATAACAATAAGCGCACGTTTCATTGTATGCATCCTCGTATGCTTCTTCGTATGCATCCCCGGCGGGCAATTGTCCAGGACCTGAGGCCGCCGAGCCGAGGCGATGATAGGCGGTCGTGCGTCACGATACCATCCTCGAGAACGCTGCCGCCCGGAGGGCGATTAAATGAGCAAGCGTGGATTGCTCTGCGTCTGCGTGGATTTCGTGTCGCTGATGGCGGGATGCATCATCATACCTCTCCCGCTGCCCTTTATCGGGGCCAGTTCGCCGGCCATTGTCCCGTCTCCGACGGCATCGACGACCCCAGCCGCCGCGCAATCCGCAACGCCGACTCCGGCGCCCACTCCATAGGTGCGTAACGCGCGCGGGCTACTTCATCACGCGCCGGGCGAATCCGCGGCGCCGGCGCCGGGTTTTCTCTTCTTCTTTCTCGCGCCGCTCGACGAGGTCGATCATCGCGAGCTGGCAGTTGTTTTTCGCCTCGCCCGGCAGCCGCACGTAGCTGCCGTCGGAGCGCATCTCCCACGCCGCGTGATTGGGCTTTAGCTGCACTTCGAACACCGTGCGCAGCTCCTTGCGCAGCGCCGGATCCTCGACCGGAACCACGACCTCGACCCGGCTTTCGAGGTTGCGCTTCATGCAATCGGCCGAGCCGATGAAATATTCCTCGGCGCCGCCGTTGCGAAAGTAATAGATGCGCCCGTGCTCGAGGAAGCGGCCGACGATGCTGACCACGCGCACGCTTTCCGAAAGTCCCGGGATTCCAGGGCGCAGGCGACAGGTATCGCGCACGATCAGATCGATCTTCACGCCGGCCTGGGCCGCGCGATAGAGCGCGCGCGTGATGTCGGAGTCCTCGAGCGCGTTCATTTTCATCTGGATGAGGCCGGGCGTGCCGGAGCGATGCAGCTCGACCTCGCGTCCGATCTTCTCGAGCAGGGCGCGCTTGAGCAGCGCGGGCGCGGGCAGGATCCTCTTGAACGTGCGGCCGGCGCGATAGCCCGTAGTCAGGAAATTGAACAGCTGGGTCAGGTCGGCGCCGATCGCCTCGTCGTTGGTCAAAAGCCCGAAGTCGGCGTACAGGCGCGCGGTGCCGGCGTGATAGTTGCCGGTTCCGATATGGGCGTAGCGGCGAAGTCCGTTGTAGTCCTGGCGCACCACGAGGATCACCTTGCTATGCGTCTTCAGCCCGATCACGCCGTAGGTCACGTGGATGCCGTATTCCTCGAGCTGCTCGGCGAACTGGATGTTGGCTGCTTCGTCGAAGCGAGCCTTGAGTTCGACCACCACGGCGACCTGCTTGCCGTTGCGCGCGGCGTCGCACAGGTAGCCGATCACTTCCGAATCGCTCGAGGTGCGGTAGAGCGTCATCTTGATCGCCCGCACCTTGGGATCCTCGCTCGCCTCGCGCAGCAGGCGTCCGACCGAGGTCGGAAACGACTCGTACGGATGCATCAGCAGGATCGAGCCGGCCTCGCGAATCACGTGAAAGATGTTGCGCGAGGGAGTCAGCCGCGCATGGTCGGCCGGATGATGCGGCGGGTCGTGCAGCGCCGGATTATCGACCGCCGTCAGCTCCATCAGGTCGCGCAGCGCCAGCATCCCGTCCTCGATCT belongs to Candidatus Binataceae bacterium and includes:
- a CDS encoding DUF2141 domain-containing protein; translated protein: MAIGFAVVPNVARSQPPVQPDELRIVVNGVRNQKGSVICSLWASANSGVFTTVGTESRKISVPIHNGQGVCEFKALPAGAYAATVFHDENGNGKFDRRFGYPLEGYGFSNNVNPTIRAPSFDQCKVQYAGKGVLTVPIDLIYR
- a CDS encoding amidohydrolase family protein, whose translation is MLDLMIRGAEVVTPHGAGRWDIGIAGEKIAFVGLPGERVEAARVIDAAGKIAVPGGVEPHTHLGDRITMRPAEGLYTLGPEEDTRGMAFGGTTTHIDFAWVHPRTDVQRAIERRLSRWKGNSYVDYTFHVAIGGALPLKIFDQLPEAIQQGFPSFKVFTTEVLPPNSKRPGFRLDFGRIQLAMEKIAPRDGIMVVHAEDHDLVQYNYERFKAERQTAGRNLHHVHSKLSEELAFRRTIALGRAAGAAIYFVHTSAREGVEAVAEARANGQAVYAETLHHYACFSAHDYRSPRGFCYHTYPSLKYPDDHTALWNGLVGDGVSTVATDEFPTSLKVKLDGQTIEDVTGGNLGAEARMGIVFTEGVVKRGMTLERFAQVTATNAARILGLYPRKGAIASGSDADVVLIDPAIRRKLAREDFHVSDYSPWEGWEVRGWPVTTILRGKPIVEDGSLKGTLNDGQLVPRRIDPAMLRRPAA
- a CDS encoding VOC family protein codes for the protein MIHHVSIGVSDVARAKRFFDAALAPLGAKCLYEDASTLGYGGGDGPRLWLLAASAPVPANIAGLHVCLEAGRRAAVDAFHAAALKAGGRDNGKPGLRADYGENYYAAFVTDPDGNRIEAYCGRKE
- a CDS encoding CGNR zinc finger domain-containing protein, producing the protein MANRTSNGSRRPSPRGGFLVLAPRRDLCLDYANTLGWRGSAPAETLHGLPDLVKWCAASGGLLAGAIDAGGDWGGAAWCERRPAEAAAIFNRAIAIRESIYRIFHAIASGGAPADHDFDQDLTDLNRALQETPARSALQRAASGFGWRVELKRPASAPALLAPALWSAGDLLAGAHLERVRECANGECLWLFLDESKNGTRRWCSMSACGNRAKAHRHYARLKGGG
- a CDS encoding cysteine hydrolase family protein, with translation MKRALIVIDVQNEYFSGKMPVSYPPGSLDNILHAMDSAHSHGVPVVVVRHAAKGDRGVFKEGTEGWNLQKDVAARPADVVIDKNLPSSFAGTDLEKWLRDNQIDTLTITGYMTQMCCDSTARDGFHRGYKVEFLSDATGTLSVGNDSGKVADKDLHNAVLVTQASMFSKVMGTADWIKKLDEK
- the ppk1 gene encoding polyphosphate kinase 1, which translates into the protein MATPTEASEVLQAVSVSVAAAAAVLTNGDGVAEISVGNGALANPIHIDPELKGPELYLNRELTWLAFNRRVFAEALDEGNPLLERVKFLAITASNLDEFFMKRIGGLKQQAIAGMQELTVDGRTPQQQIAECLAEIRAFEAEQRALLPVLLKRLEEADIHILAFDELSPAEQAAIREYYLRNIFPLVTPQAMDPAHPFPFISNLSLNLLVTLRAPDDTEPSLARVKVPVGLGIPRFLRVDGTRRFVPLEDVVAHTLDLLFPEARIEGFEFFRVTRNANTERDEDEADDLLALIESELRERRFAPIVRMEAVRGMNPTHRGMLAAELGLDERDDVFEIEDGMLALRDLMELTAVDNPALHDPPHHPADHARLTPSRNIFHVIREAGSILLMHPYESFPTSVGRLLREASEDPKVRAIKMTLYRTSSDSEVIGYLCDAARNGKQVAVVVELKARFDEAANIQFAEQLEEYGIHVTYGVIGLKTHSKVILVVRQDYNGLRRYAHIGTGNYHAGTARLYADFGLLTNDEAIGADLTQLFNFLTTGYRAGRTFKRILPAPALLKRALLEKIGREVELHRSGTPGLIQMKMNALEDSDITRALYRAAQAGVKIDLIVRDTCRLRPGIPGLSESVRVVSIVGRFLEHGRIYYFRNGGAEEYFIGSADCMKRNLESRVEVVVPVEDPALRKELRTVFEVQLKPNHAAWEMRSDGSYVRLPGEAKNNCQLAMIDLVERREKEEEKTRRRRRGFARRVMK